The Pyrococcus kukulkanii genome contains a region encoding:
- the cyaB gene encoding class IV adenylate cyclase — protein sequence MYEVELKGYATDEIFERVREKFEFMRKEIHEDIYYQHPCRDFSKTDEALRIRIKRFNGHFEAFLTYKGPKIDPRSKTRLEIEVEIDDVDKYSQLLEALGFKEVLTIVKTREKYYVDKGVTITLDEVEGLGKFIEIETLVKEKEEIPGAVERLERILKELGVERFERRSYLELLLETSQISQRT from the coding sequence ATGTACGAAGTGGAACTTAAGGGGTATGCAACCGATGAGATATTTGAGAGGGTGAGAGAGAAGTTCGAGTTTATGCGTAAGGAGATCCATGAGGACATCTACTACCAGCATCCCTGTAGAGACTTTTCAAAGACTGATGAGGCTTTGAGAATTAGGATAAAACGGTTTAACGGACACTTTGAAGCTTTTCTCACATATAAAGGCCCGAAAATAGATCCAAGATCTAAGACAAGGCTGGAGATTGAAGTTGAGATTGACGATGTCGATAAGTACTCCCAGCTCCTTGAGGCTCTCGGTTTTAAGGAAGTCCTTACAATAGTGAAGACTAGGGAAAAATATTACGTTGATAAGGGCGTTACAATAACCTTGGACGAGGTTGAAGGGCTCGGTAAGTTCATTGAAATTGAAACCTTGGTGAAGGAAAAAGAAGAGATCCCAGGAGCTGTTGAAAGGCTGGAGAGAATACTCAAGGAGCTTGGTGTTGAAAGGTTTGAGAGGAGATCATATCTTGAGCTCTTGTTAGAAACCTCTCAAATATCTCAACGTACTTGA
- a CDS encoding ABC transporter permease subunit, whose amino-acid sequence MKGKIGMVLILCFVIFALLANFTVSREDLDNWNNANYWVNNPKLAYPTWLCPLYKKTPTIEAEVFNGTFVYEHRFRDRPNDILFYIHDGTRIVEIKVIRPDGRIVIFKGKVRNNVISLNSDMREATISQLHIPIEKAMLKSSTFLLFSKIPDLDVLNGRYIFIVSGAEKVKVLGNCYGFLGTDRFGRDMWVGFILGMNNTLILTALVVGLTLLLGITVGIASMYSEIINWMLEVLTALPVFPFLLILTWLIATQGVGYNVRVSTLEFSVIFSLLTFGKFAKTVRMISLKERAMEYVRASIAIGGGETWVLKKHIMPKILEFSIRHVTFLVPRTIALVSIFGFFGLSPGINWGTYIIEAMNEGALYGGYWWWIIAPIIAMGVISLGFAMLSEELPKS is encoded by the coding sequence ATGAAAGGTAAAATCGGCATGGTGCTAATACTGTGCTTCGTTATCTTCGCACTCTTAGCTAACTTTACTGTAAGCAGAGAAGACTTAGACAATTGGAATAATGCGAATTATTGGGTTAATAATCCAAAATTAGCTTATCCAACATGGCTATGCCCCCTCTACAAGAAGACACCCACTATCGAAGCTGAAGTTTTCAATGGAACATTTGTTTACGAGCACAGGTTTAGGGATCGGCCGAATGATATCCTGTTTTACATTCACGATGGAACAAGGATCGTCGAGATAAAGGTAATAAGGCCCGATGGAAGGATTGTAATATTCAAAGGAAAAGTTAGGAACAACGTTATTTCTCTAAATTCGGACATGAGGGAGGCAACAATCTCCCAACTCCATATACCCATAGAGAAGGCCATGCTAAAATCATCAACTTTCTTACTATTCTCTAAGATTCCAGACCTAGACGTGCTGAATGGGAGGTACATCTTCATAGTGAGCGGTGCTGAAAAAGTTAAAGTTCTGGGAAATTGTTACGGATTCCTAGGGACGGACAGATTTGGCAGAGATATGTGGGTGGGGTTCATCCTCGGGATGAATAACACGTTGATCCTTACGGCTTTAGTTGTTGGGTTGACTCTCCTCCTGGGGATTACCGTTGGAATAGCCTCAATGTACTCAGAAATAATAAACTGGATGTTAGAGGTGTTGACGGCCTTACCTGTCTTTCCTTTTCTCCTTATCCTCACGTGGCTGATTGCGACCCAAGGAGTCGGATATAATGTTCGTGTATCCACTCTAGAGTTTTCCGTGATATTTTCGTTGCTCACATTTGGAAAATTCGCCAAGACGGTCAGGATGATCTCCCTGAAAGAGAGAGCAATGGAGTACGTGAGGGCCAGCATAGCAATTGGCGGGGGAGAGACGTGGGTACTTAAAAAGCATATTATGCCCAAGATTTTAGAATTTTCTATAAGACACGTGACGTTTCTAGTTCCTCGAACGATAGCCCTGGTCTCAATATTTGGGTTCTTTGGTCTTTCTCCTGGGATAAACTGGGGAACCTATATAATTGAGGCTATGAATGAGGGAGCCCTTTATGGGGGCTACTGGTGGTGGATAATAGCTCCAATAATTGCAATGGGAGTAATTAGTCTAGGATTCGCAATGCTATCGGAAGAATTGCCGAAATCATAG
- a CDS encoding ABC transporter permease subunit: MKVPWRGLSKIMGIYLVAVLVTIIIAGAAGAKLAKNYASEALGYIKATNPEFYNTLKENATKMGISVEEYYYRLILSRVSKSDNVLSIGIGMLKKSREYLHNTPNLNIGEAVKVTIIIISISLILIVLSGVYIGLKFRGSKSIDIISRFFVGIPSWWLGTIFIIILAVKLNLIPLGNAKISPSYYIFAILVLVFIHAWEIASYVSHESIKELKQPYINAEKAKGVPENIILWRHVLKNISIALSSITFQKFSDIFIDFIAVDVLFGLGGLGSLLKWSFIREIDPPYGIVVQFNYHLFFVVTFIMILLFMAFSMGIEVIKGILDPRVSTNER; this comes from the coding sequence ATGAAAGTTCCCTGGAGAGGACTGAGTAAAATCATGGGAATATATCTCGTGGCAGTGCTAGTGACAATAATAATCGCCGGAGCTGCCGGAGCAAAGTTAGCAAAAAATTACGCTAGCGAGGCCCTCGGCTATATCAAGGCAACAAATCCAGAATTCTACAATACCCTCAAAGAAAACGCTACCAAAATGGGGATCTCTGTTGAAGAGTATTATTATAGGCTTATCCTTTCCAGAGTCTCAAAAAGCGATAACGTGCTGTCAATTGGAATAGGGATGTTAAAGAAGAGCAGAGAGTACCTCCATAACACTCCAAACCTGAACATAGGAGAAGCAGTCAAGGTCACGATCATTATAATCAGCATTTCCCTAATTCTAATTGTCCTCTCAGGCGTTTATATTGGGCTTAAATTTAGGGGGAGCAAGAGCATTGATATTATTTCGAGATTTTTCGTTGGCATCCCTTCCTGGTGGCTTGGAACGATTTTTATAATAATCCTAGCAGTGAAATTGAATTTAATTCCACTCGGAAATGCGAAAATATCTCCCTCATACTATATCTTTGCAATTCTAGTCCTAGTATTCATCCACGCTTGGGAAATTGCCAGCTATGTATCCCACGAATCTATAAAGGAATTGAAGCAGCCCTACATAAATGCCGAAAAGGCTAAGGGGGTACCAGAGAATATCATCTTATGGAGGCACGTCCTTAAGAATATATCAATAGCACTCTCCTCTATCACCTTCCAGAAATTTTCAGATATCTTTATCGATTTCATAGCAGTAGATGTTCTTTTTGGGTTGGGAGGCTTAGGTTCTCTTTTAAAGTGGAGTTTTATCCGAGAGATAGATCCTCCCTATGGTATTGTCGTCCAGTTTAATTACCATCTATTTTTCGTAGTCACGTTTATCATGATTCTCCTCTTCATGGCGTTCTCCATGGGGATAGAGGTGATAAAAGGAATCCTAGACCCCAGGGTGAGCACCAATGAAAGGTAA
- a CDS encoding energy-coupling factor ABC transporter ATP-binding protein yields the protein MNIIEVENVSFRYRGSPKYSLRDITLSIKDGEFIGIIGSSGSGKSTFCLTLNGIIPHSIQGEFEGNVIVDGMNTREHSVAELSTKVGLVFQNPDSQIFNMTVLEEVAFALENLGIEREEMWRRIRWALKLVGLWNKREEFPPNLSGGEKQRLAIASVLVMKPKVLVLDEPTSQLDPGGKRSVLSLVNLLNKEEKMTIVLVEHNPEFLLENADRIFVFEKGMVVMEGKPEEIFEDVEALERIGVRVPSRVKIGYELKKRGLSDKAVLKINEIRRILYESSLERTE from the coding sequence GTGAACATCATTGAAGTGGAAAATGTAAGCTTTAGATATCGAGGGTCTCCAAAATATTCCCTACGGGATATAACACTCTCGATAAAAGATGGAGAATTCATTGGAATCATTGGAAGTAGTGGGAGTGGTAAATCAACGTTTTGTTTAACTTTAAATGGCATAATTCCTCACTCAATCCAGGGAGAATTCGAGGGAAACGTTATTGTCGACGGAATGAATACTCGGGAGCATTCAGTTGCAGAATTATCGACAAAGGTAGGCTTGGTTTTTCAGAATCCCGATTCCCAGATATTCAACATGACCGTCCTTGAGGAGGTAGCTTTCGCCTTGGAAAATCTTGGAATTGAGAGGGAAGAAATGTGGAGAAGAATAAGGTGGGCTCTTAAGCTCGTTGGGTTATGGAACAAAAGGGAAGAGTTCCCCCCAAATCTAAGCGGTGGGGAAAAGCAGAGGCTTGCGATTGCAAGTGTTTTGGTGATGAAACCTAAGGTTCTAGTTCTTGATGAACCTACTTCGCAACTCGACCCAGGGGGAAAAAGAAGTGTGTTAAGCCTAGTTAATTTACTCAATAAAGAAGAAAAAATGACGATAGTGCTCGTTGAGCACAATCCAGAGTTCTTACTAGAGAATGCAGACAGAATATTCGTGTTTGAGAAAGGTATGGTGGTAATGGAGGGTAAACCCGAAGAGATTTTTGAGGACGTTGAGGCTCTTGAGAGGATTGGCGTGAGGGTGCCCAGTCGGGTTAAAATAGGGTATGAACTTAAGAAGAGAGGGCTTAGCGATAAGGCTGTACTTAAAATAAACGAAATCAGGAGGATCCTGTATGAAAGTTCCCTGGAGAGGACTGAGTAA
- a CDS encoding TrkH family potassium uptake protein, protein MAKLRRFINISEDIFVIRNLIGAILQGVGLAYLVPVLLVWFYPDEIKLSVYFAIPGVACILLGYYLSRHIEQVEDVNLRQAMMASAFVWLFASFVSVVPFMAIAKMSFIDSYFETMSAWTGTGLTMMNHLESYPKILLFWRAWMQWLGGIGIVLVALTVLIRPGVAAARLYRAEARSERILPNFVNTAKIIVQIYTLLTILGVYLYYINGMNLFDAVIHSMTGLGTGGMSSHDLSIGYFHSVAIETITVFLMILGATNFTVHYRVFVNRSLKEFFRDIQVKAMLIFLVLIIPLMTFSLIRFGHVGPIRALRESIFHAVSAITCTGFGISDLSKYPEADKVLLSLLMVIGGSAGSTAGGIKLIRVALTFESLKWTIEQAILPKGAVIRKKVANYEFSEEEIQEVLGFTMTYFAFLLTGAMYMMLRLGAKFADALFESASAIGNVGLSVGITSPGLPPDVKIVLTLLMWIGRLEIFPTLVFLVGVAMMLPRRAEK, encoded by the coding sequence ATGGCTAAATTAAGGAGATTCATCAATATCTCGGAGGACATATTCGTAATAAGGAATCTGATAGGGGCAATTCTTCAAGGTGTTGGATTAGCGTATTTAGTTCCCGTACTCCTTGTGTGGTTTTATCCAGATGAGATAAAGCTCTCGGTGTACTTTGCAATCCCTGGGGTTGCGTGTATACTCCTGGGATACTACCTCTCCCGGCACATAGAGCAAGTTGAAGACGTAAACTTGAGGCAGGCTATGATGGCCTCGGCCTTCGTTTGGTTATTCGCTTCATTCGTGAGCGTCGTTCCTTTTATGGCGATAGCAAAGATGAGTTTCATAGATTCCTACTTCGAAACCATGAGCGCTTGGACGGGTACTGGACTAACCATGATGAACCACCTCGAGAGTTACCCGAAGATTTTACTCTTCTGGAGGGCGTGGATGCAGTGGCTTGGTGGGATAGGAATAGTTCTAGTTGCCCTGACGGTTCTAATAAGACCGGGAGTTGCTGCCGCGAGGCTTTACAGGGCGGAAGCGAGGAGTGAGAGAATTCTGCCAAACTTCGTCAACACCGCCAAAATAATCGTGCAGATCTACACATTGCTAACGATCCTGGGAGTTTACCTATACTATATAAATGGAATGAACCTCTTCGACGCAGTCATACACTCAATGACGGGCCTTGGGACGGGTGGTATGAGTAGCCACGACCTAAGCATAGGATACTTCCACTCCGTAGCCATAGAAACCATCACCGTCTTCTTAATGATCCTAGGTGCCACGAACTTTACCGTTCACTACAGGGTTTTCGTTAACAGGTCCCTGAAGGAGTTCTTCAGGGACATCCAGGTTAAGGCAATGTTGATATTCCTCGTATTAATAATCCCCCTAATGACGTTTTCATTGATTAGGTTCGGCCACGTGGGGCCCATAAGGGCCCTCAGGGAGTCAATATTCCATGCAGTCTCCGCAATTACATGTACAGGATTTGGAATCTCCGACCTCTCTAAGTATCCAGAAGCTGACAAAGTTCTGTTGTCGCTTTTAATGGTTATAGGGGGAAGTGCCGGAAGTACGGCGGGTGGAATAAAGCTGATAAGGGTTGCCCTAACATTTGAAAGCCTCAAGTGGACGATAGAACAAGCGATATTGCCAAAAGGTGCTGTAATAAGAAAGAAAGTTGCAAACTATGAATTTTCAGAGGAGGAAATTCAGGAGGTTCTTGGCTTTACAATGACATATTTTGCGTTCTTACTTACAGGAGCCATGTACATGATGCTCAGACTTGGTGCTAAGTTTGCCGATGCTTTGTTCGAGAGCGCCTCAGCGATAGGAAACGTTGGATTGAGTGTTGGGATAACATCGCCAGGACTCCCCCCTGATGTGAAAATCGTGCTAACACTTTTAATGTGGATAGGAAGGCTTGAGATATTCCCAACCTTAGTGTTCCTGGTAGGTGTTGCGATGATGCTTCCCAGGAGGGCGGAGAAGTGA
- the tiaS gene encoding tRNA(Ile2) 2-agmatinylcytidine synthetase TiaS encodes MLLHIGIDDTDSPNGMCTTYLGALLYRELSRLGEPLDLPRLIRLNPNIPYKTRGNGAVALTFDIEEEYIEEAKTLVITKVKELADFSHENTNPGIAFLKSKVPQELTEFSLRALREHVTIEEAEKVAKNVGAEIVKFKLGRGIIGALAAIGYPLERYTYELLAYRDPRNREKERKVDRDSIFEMDRRFYPFTYDNVDPYKGTVLITPHGKDPVLVGIRGIDERKVLQAFEEVKIEEKVVMFQLYKTNQSTDDHLVPKKIKDVKLYDSVIIRGKVASRYWEKGRHVFFELEDETGKIRIAAFEPTKKFRNYVRKLLPGDEIIVAGGVKEHEGVLTVNLEKFYPIRLVPRIELKKPKCPKCGGTMKSKGNYLKCKHCGFKMPKILIPVEKPRDLKRKIYEVPPDARKHLSRPLVLPGGEDSILTVL; translated from the coding sequence GTGCTCCTGCATATAGGAATTGATGACACAGATTCACCGAACGGGATGTGCACAACTTATCTCGGAGCGCTCCTCTACAGAGAGCTCTCGAGGTTAGGAGAGCCCTTAGATCTCCCCAGGCTTATCAGACTAAACCCTAACATTCCTTATAAGACGAGGGGAAATGGTGCCGTTGCCCTAACCTTCGATATTGAAGAGGAGTACATTGAAGAAGCAAAAACTCTCGTAATAACGAAGGTTAAAGAGCTCGCCGATTTTTCTCATGAAAACACAAATCCTGGGATAGCCTTCCTTAAAAGTAAAGTGCCCCAGGAACTAACAGAATTCTCATTAAGGGCATTGAGGGAGCACGTTACAATAGAGGAAGCAGAAAAAGTAGCGAAGAATGTAGGAGCTGAAATAGTGAAGTTCAAGCTCGGCAGGGGAATAATTGGGGCCCTCGCAGCAATTGGCTACCCCCTTGAGAGATATACATATGAGCTCCTCGCATACAGAGACCCCAGAAACAGGGAGAAGGAAAGAAAAGTTGATAGGGATTCAATATTCGAGATGGACAGAAGATTTTACCCGTTCACTTATGACAACGTCGATCCCTACAAGGGAACCGTGCTGATAACTCCCCACGGGAAGGATCCAGTTCTCGTTGGAATAAGGGGCATTGACGAAAGAAAGGTTCTGCAGGCCTTTGAAGAAGTGAAAATAGAGGAGAAGGTTGTGATGTTTCAGCTCTACAAGACAAACCAGAGTACCGACGACCACCTAGTCCCAAAGAAGATCAAAGATGTAAAGCTCTACGACAGCGTGATAATCCGAGGAAAAGTGGCAAGCAGGTACTGGGAAAAAGGAAGGCACGTGTTCTTCGAACTCGAGGATGAAACCGGAAAGATTAGGATTGCGGCATTTGAGCCAACGAAGAAGTTCAGGAATTATGTAAGAAAGCTCCTCCCTGGGGACGAGATAATAGTTGCCGGGGGCGTTAAGGAGCATGAAGGAGTTTTAACTGTAAACCTCGAGAAGTTCTATCCCATAAGGCTTGTCCCGAGGATAGAGCTGAAGAAGCCCAAATGCCCCAAATGTGGAGGAACCATGAAGAGCAAAGGTAACTACCTTAAGTGCAAGCATTGTGGCTTTAAGATGCCCAAGATATTAATTCCTGTGGAAAAGCCGAGAGATTTAAAGAGAAAGATATATGAAGTTCCTCCAGATGCAAGGAAGCATCTCTCAAGACCTCTCGTGTTGCCCGGCGGGGAGGATAGCATTTTAACTGTTCTCTGA
- the moaC gene encoding cyclic pyranopterin monophosphate synthase MoaC, translated as MKGLTHVDEKGVKMVEIGHKDVVYRRAVAKGRIRLRPETVKLIREGKIEKGNVLAAAQIAGILAVKRTPELIPLCHPIPLTGVDITFEFGEDYIEVTCEVRAYYKTGVEMEALTGATVALLTIWDMVKAVEKDERGQYPYTRIEEVRVIEKVKSYSSQ; from the coding sequence ATGAAGGGGCTAACACACGTCGATGAAAAAGGTGTAAAGATGGTCGAGATAGGCCACAAGGATGTCGTCTATAGAAGGGCAGTAGCAAAGGGCAGGATAAGGTTGAGGCCTGAAACCGTAAAGCTAATCAGGGAAGGGAAAATAGAAAAGGGGAACGTCCTCGCCGCAGCCCAGATAGCTGGAATTTTAGCCGTAAAGAGGACTCCAGAGCTAATCCCCCTCTGCCATCCAATCCCCCTCACCGGCGTTGACATAACCTTTGAGTTCGGCGAAGATTACATTGAGGTAACATGCGAGGTTAGGGCTTATTACAAGACGGGCGTTGAAATGGAGGCCTTGACCGGTGCTACAGTGGCCTTACTAACGATATGGGACATGGTGAAGGCTGTAGAGAAGGATGAAAGGGGCCAATACCCCTACACTAGGATTGAAGAAGTCAGGGTTATTGAGAAGGTCAAGTCTTACAGTAGCCAATGA
- a CDS encoding SDR family oxidoreductase translates to MNVLITASSRGIGFNVARELLKRGHSIVISSSNIDNLKKAYEKLRDFGNVEYFKADLLVKDDLKRLVKNAWEALGSIDALIWNAPNVRCEPCMVHEARYMDWAEASLLHLASPGYLTTLLVQAWLEKKMKGVIIYLSSASVLEPMPPLLLADSARAGLIQLAKGISRSYGGRGIRAYTVLLGSFDTPGARENLAKLAEERGIDPEEFWRREVIERTPLKRTGRWEELGALIDFLLSENAEYMLGSTIVFDGAMTRAVNL, encoded by the coding sequence ATGAACGTCCTGATCACGGCATCATCGAGGGGGATTGGCTTTAACGTTGCAAGGGAGCTACTTAAGAGGGGGCACTCTATAGTAATATCATCGAGCAACATAGATAACCTCAAAAAAGCTTATGAAAAACTTAGAGATTTTGGAAATGTTGAATACTTTAAGGCGGACCTCCTCGTTAAAGATGACCTAAAAAGGCTAGTAAAGAACGCCTGGGAGGCCCTTGGGAGTATTGATGCCCTAATATGGAATGCCCCAAACGTTAGGTGCGAGCCCTGTATGGTTCATGAAGCTAGGTACATGGACTGGGCAGAAGCTTCCCTGCTTCATCTTGCCTCCCCAGGATATCTAACAACGCTTTTAGTTCAGGCATGGCTCGAGAAGAAGATGAAAGGGGTAATAATTTATCTAAGCTCGGCTTCAGTCTTGGAGCCAATGCCGCCTCTCTTGCTTGCGGATTCTGCGAGAGCAGGACTGATACAGCTAGCCAAAGGAATATCAAGATCATATGGTGGGAGGGGGATAAGGGCGTACACGGTGTTGCTGGGAAGCTTTGATACCCCTGGGGCAAGGGAAAACTTGGCAAAGCTCGCCGAAGAGAGGGGCATTGATCCAGAAGAATTCTGGAGGAGAGAGGTTATTGAGAGAACACCGCTAAAGAGAACCGGAAGGTGGGAAGAGTTGGGTGCCCTAATTGACTTCCTTCTGAGCGAAAATGCCGAGTACATGCTCGGCTCAACGATAGTTTTTGACGGAGCAATGACGAGGGCGGTGAACCTGTGA
- a CDS encoding FAD-dependent oxidoreductase, giving the protein MATKGGEHEVCTCGERDKTKPFKVAVISAGFAGLSAACNLACRGFEVHVYDKMPEPGGMVAFGISEWRIPIKSGREGVKEIEKLGVVFHMRTKVVYDSPEELGDEWAERFISLEKLMNEFDAILIATGAWRPRILRIPGHDLPGVMDALSTLVRIKMVRIGYLPESELSDFEGKKVIVVGAGYTAVDMAKEAQLLGAREVTIAYRRSLEHSYAKAEIKKLINKGVKFIEYVTSERAIGDERVREVEFAKTKIVGEVLLRPMTGLQFRRTT; this is encoded by the coding sequence TTGGCCACTAAAGGTGGTGAACATGAGGTTTGCACCTGTGGTGAGAGAGATAAAACCAAGCCCTTTAAGGTCGCGGTCATCAGTGCAGGGTTTGCTGGACTTTCAGCGGCTTGCAATCTAGCGTGTAGGGGCTTTGAAGTCCATGTATACGACAAGATGCCAGAGCCGGGAGGAATGGTTGCATTTGGAATTTCGGAGTGGAGGATTCCAATAAAGAGTGGGAGAGAGGGTGTTAAGGAAATTGAAAAGCTCGGAGTAGTGTTCCACATGAGAACGAAGGTTGTCTATGACTCGCCGGAGGAGCTGGGTGACGAGTGGGCGGAGAGGTTTATCTCCCTAGAGAAGCTGATGAACGAGTTCGATGCAATCCTAATAGCTACGGGGGCATGGAGGCCGAGGATCCTTAGGATTCCTGGGCACGACCTTCCGGGAGTCATGGATGCCTTAAGCACCCTTGTCAGAATAAAGATGGTGAGGATAGGGTACCTCCCGGAGAGTGAACTCTCAGACTTTGAGGGAAAGAAGGTTATAGTGGTTGGTGCAGGATACACGGCAGTTGACATGGCTAAGGAGGCCCAGCTCCTTGGAGCGAGGGAAGTGACAATAGCCTACAGGAGATCGCTGGAGCACAGCTACGCAAAAGCTGAGATTAAAAAGCTAATAAATAAGGGAGTTAAATTCATTGAGTACGTTACCTCTGAGAGGGCAATCGGGGATGAGAGAGTTAGGGAAGTCGAGTTCGCAAAGACAAAGATCGTTGGGGAAGTGTTATTAAGACCGATGACCGGGTTACAATTCCGGCGGACTACCTGA